DNA sequence from the Streptomyces sp. CA-210063 genome:
TGACGGACGCGCTGGCGGAGCTGACCGTGCGGCACGGCGCCACCAAGATCGTCGGCCTGGAGGCCCGGGGCTTCATCCTGGGCGCCCCGGCCGCCGTCCGGGCGGGCGTCGGCTTCATCCCCGTACGCAAGGCGGGCAAGCTCCCCGGAGCCACGCTCAGCCAGGCGTACGACCTGGAGTACGGCTCCGCCGAGATCGAGGTGCACGCCGAGGACCTGGTCGCGGGCGACCGTGTCATGGTCATCGACGACGTCCTCGCCACCGGCGGCACCGCCGAGGCCTCCCTCCAGCTGATCCGCCGCGCGGGCGCGCAGGTCGCGGGCGTCGCGGTTCTGATGGAGCTGTCCTTCCTGGCGGGCCGTCAGCGCCTGGACGCCGCGCTGGCCGGGGCCCCGCTGGAGGCCCTGATCACCGTCTGACCCACAGCACAAGACACACGGCGGGCGCCCCGGGAACCTTCCCGGGGCGCCCGCCGCTTTGCGCACCGCATTCCCCGCACCGCATTCCCCGCGCCGCATTCCCCGCACCGCATGTCGCGCGCTCCGCAGGGCGCGCCCCAAAGGGCCCGGGAAACTGCGCGAGCAACCACATACGACCCGCACTGAACCCACCACCGCACCACCCCGACGCGGCCCCCCGGAATCCGCCGCGCGCACCACGTGTTCCACAGGTAGACCGCCCTCACAGTGGCCTGAAGGCGATCCTGGGGCGCGGGATCGCTACCATGGGGTCTCCGGAGCCTGACCGGGGGACCCGGATCGCGCACGAGGAGCCCTCTTGGCAGACGAGGCCCAGCACCTGACCGCCGCCAAGCCCGAGTCCGCCTCGGGCCCCGCGGCC
Encoded proteins:
- a CDS encoding adenine phosphoribosyltransferase, giving the protein MTGIKELLLSRIRDVADYPEPGVMFKDITPLLADPAAFTALTDALAELTVRHGATKIVGLEARGFILGAPAAVRAGVGFIPVRKAGKLPGATLSQAYDLEYGSAEIEVHAEDLVAGDRVMVIDDVLATGGTAEASLQLIRRAGAQVAGVAVLMELSFLAGRQRLDAALAGAPLEALITV